The [Eubacterium] eligens ATCC 27750 genome segment TTGGCTTTGGATATGGATTTGCCATAAGCTCTAAGATGTCAGATGTACTTGTGCATCCTGTATATACATTTGCAATAGCCAGCTTCATAGGTGCATTCCTGTCTATATTCGGAGACCTGGCTGCATCTGCTATTAAGAGAAATCATGATGTGAAAGACTATGGAAAGTTAATACCGGGACATGGCGGAATTATGGACAGATTCGACAGTGCTATATTCACTGCACCTGTTGTTTACTGGTCAATAGAGGTTATTAACAAAGTCTTTGGAGGTTGATAATGAAGAACGTTTCTATACTTGGTTCAACTGGTTCAATTGGAACACAGACATTAGATGTTATTAGAAGAAATGCTGATATTAATGTAGTTGCACTTGCAGCAGGTACAAGGGTTTCTGACCTTGCAGAACAGGTCCGTGAATTCAAGCCACAGCTTGTATGTATAGGTAAAGAAGAACTTGTTCCAGAGTTAAAGACTCTTATCGGTGATATGGATGTTAAGATTGTAAGTGGTGACGAAGGTCTTATTGAGGCTGCAACAATTGAGAGTGCAGAAATTGTTGTCACAGCGGTTGTAGGTATGATGGGAATTACACCTACAGTTGAAGCTATCAAGGCACATAAGGACATTGCACTTGCCAATAAAGAGACACTTGTGTGTGCTGGTCATATTATTATGAGTCTTGCTAAGGAATGCAATGTTAATATATATCCTGTTGACAGCGAACATTCAGCAATATTCCAGTGCCTTAACGGTGAGAGACGTGGTGAGATAGAGAAGATTCTTCTTACAGCTTCTGGTGGTCCATTCAGAGGAAAGAAAAGAGCTGACCTTGAAAATGTACAGTTAGAGGATGCACTTAAGCATCCTAACTGGGCTATGGGACGCAAGATAACAATAGATTCTTCTACTATGGTTAATAAAGGGCTTGAGGTGATGGAGGCACAGTGGCTTTTTGGAGTACCTGCCGAGAAGGTTCAGGTTATAGTCCAGCCACAGAGCATAATCCATTCAATGGTTGAATTCAAGGACGGAGCTGTTATGGCACAGCTTGGAAGTCCTGATATGAGACTTCCTATACAGTATGCTCTTTATTATCCTGAAAGAAGAAAACTTAACACAGAAAGACTTGATTTCTATGAACTGGCTAAGATTACATTTGAAAAGCCGGATATGGAGACTTTCAAGGGACTTAAGCTTGCTTACGAGGCAGCAGCACGCGGGGGAAATATCCCGACTGCGCTTAATGCAGCTAACGAAGTAGCTGTAGCAAGATTTTTAGACAGAAAGATAAAATATCTGGATATTCCGGATATTATAGAATACGCCATGAATGAAGTGGATTATATCAATA includes the following:
- a CDS encoding 1-deoxy-D-xylulose-5-phosphate reductoisomerase, which codes for MKNVSILGSTGSIGTQTLDVIRRNADINVVALAAGTRVSDLAEQVREFKPQLVCIGKEELVPELKTLIGDMDVKIVSGDEGLIEAATIESAEIVVTAVVGMMGITPTVEAIKAHKDIALANKETLVCAGHIIMSLAKECNVNIYPVDSEHSAIFQCLNGERRGEIEKILLTASGGPFRGKKRADLENVQLEDALKHPNWAMGRKITIDSSTMVNKGLEVMEAQWLFGVPAEKVQVIVQPQSIIHSMVEFKDGAVMAQLGSPDMRLPIQYALYYPERRKLNTERLDFYELAKITFEKPDMETFKGLKLAYEAAARGGNIPTALNAANEVAVARFLDRKIKYLDIPDIIEYAMNEVDYINNPTVEQILSTQKIVTDMIESRW